Proteins found in one Aethina tumida isolate Nest 87 chromosome 1, icAetTumi1.1, whole genome shotgun sequence genomic segment:
- the LOC109597302 gene encoding FHIP family protein AGAP011705 — protein sequence MDWLRNYNFLQRNARAIMNTDEDCDPQACYDSFKQHWQQAQKIIYRAQLVPNHDDVLGVVNHLEQMATLLLYDIKKQSGTFCGNPVNSSKCLEYLLSQNILNKIFEWGIKSGKYTDAVRCEQLKLMNILITQSRHVLLVREPFVKPLIKLLNSCQGQVFSKEVEKLLVDLLNQLSALLMQYPEHIDLFFYGEPVLKRFIIFALLMPFVHREDSIGMRARDALLLCMSLSKKNENIASYIADESNFSILVASGLSGLYSVLPNIIDDIILPDWHRLTPDDVNEIKGLLTFVTSLEFSNAVAQVAHPIIRKQLQEYLYKGFLIPVLGPALLQPTEQEQVAPSAYLELTLRTLTESGLLHSLLEFLLKMDYDGVRLLSILITRISSTHSQLSLVSLAVFETLIDLNCEDIMLELVFKHLQPCLHLMLSQRHMLLPLDPLCQSFEKLLGLAPKCCNFLTPNLEENVNGNHAELVNVHQNQDVNEQTLYGKYYAYLCDARNKIARCQTACFLWNNVYTGTENHYVETEEHNSTDVSIEKSSGYESLNAINDMKEYWQISSNESYSKTNDSKLFTLSCKDQFNSSATAGPFLTTLMEKLKNFLSNSFYINLHLTGLISRLAAYPQPLLRAYLLDYSLVLQPNVPSLFEIIGLLKHEVDEYMKHQKDYPVLIKYGKECLIEREIMLVNLRRIHTEAQSSKNESSSIPEINNYFQSSNFHRNGPKRKSLTMPSITSMFGRRSSHMDTPGTFLVTPNESTDNNFYLIYPKLDEGQRVALYAVLLDEWVKELAALAQEHTIAQISTLLQ from the exons CTTCAGAGGAATGCCAGAGCAATCATGAATACGGACGAAGACTGTGATCCTCAGGCGTGTTATGATAGCTTTAAACAGCATTGGCAACAAGCCCAAAAGATAATCTATAGAGCACAG cttGTGCCAAATCACGATGACGTATTAGGAGTTGTTAATCATCTAGAGCAAATGGCTACCTTACTTCTGTACGacataaaaaaacaaagtgGTACATTTTGTGGCAATCCAGTGAACTCTTCAAAATGTTTGGAGTATCTATTAAGTCAAaacattctaaataaaatattcgaatgGGGCATTAAATCTGGAAA atACACAGATGCTGTGCGATGtgaacaattgaaattaatgaatattcttATCACACAATCAAGGCATGTCTTATTAGTACGAGAACCTTTTGTAAAAccacttattaaattattaaactcatGTCAGGGTCAAGTATTTTCAAAAGAGGTTGAAAAACTTCTAGTCGACTTACTGAATCAACTTAGTGCACTTTTGATGCAATATCCAGAACATATAGACTTATTTTTCTATGGAGAACCAGTCCTTAAGAG GTTCATTATTTTTGCCTTGCTGATGCCATTCGTACATAGAGAGGATTCAATAGGAATGAGAGCAAGAGAtgctttattattatgtatgtcTTTATCAAAAAAGAACGAAAACATAGCCAGTTATATTGCAGAtgaatcaaatttttcaatattagtgGCGTCTGGTCTCAGTGGCCTATATTCTGTTTTACCAAATATTATAGATGACATTATTCTTCCTGATTGGCACAGACTAACACCTGATGATGTGAACGAAATAAAAGGCCTCCTTACATTTGTGACTTCATTGGAGTTCAGTAATGCAGTTGCACAAGTTGCACATCCAATAATAAGGAAACAATTGCAAGAATACTTATACAAAGGTTTTTTAATACCAGTGTTGGGCCCGGCTCTTTTACAACCAACAGAACAGGAACAAGTTGCCCCTTCAGCATATCTAGAATTAACATTAAGAACATTAACTGAGTCTGGTTTACTTCATTCATTGttagaatttttgttaaaaatggattatGATGGTGTAAGATTGTTGAGCATTCTGATCACACGAATTAGTTCCACACATTCACAACTTTCATTAGTATCATTGGCAGTTTTTGAAACGCTAATAGATCTAAACTGTGAAGATATTATGTTAGAATTAGTATTTAAGCATTTGCAGCCTTGTCTGCATTTAATGCTCTCTCAAAGACACATGCTATTACCTCTGGATCCACTATGTCAGAGTTTTGAGAAACTGTTGGGATTGGCCCCAAAATGTTGTAATTTTCTTACACCTAACTTGGAGGAGAACGTCAACGGTAATCATGCTGAATTGGTAAATGTTCATCAAAACCAAGACGTAAATGAACAAACATTATATGGAAAATACTATGCATATTTGTGTGATGCAAGGAATAAAATTGCAAGATGCCAGACTGCTTGTTTTTTATGGAATAATGTGTACACTGGCACTGAAAATCATTATGTTGAGAcag AAGAACATAATTCCACAGATGTATCTATAGAAAAAAGCAGCGGATATGAGAGTCTCAATGCTATAAATGATATGAAAGAATATTGGCAGATTTCTTCAAATGAGTCATATAGCAAGACAAATgactcaaaattatttacccTTAGTTGTAAAGACCAATTTAATTCATCAGCAACAGCAGGTCCGTTTTTAACCACGcttatggaaaaattaaagaattttctttcaaattcattttacataaatctTCATTTAACTGGATTAATATCGAGATTAGCAGCGTATCCTCAGCCGTTGTTAAGAgcatatttattagattatagtTTAGTTCTTCAGCCGAATGTGCCATCATTATTTgag attatcggattattaaaacatgaagTAGACGAGTATATGAAGCACCAAAAAGATTACCCTGTGCTGATAAAATATGGGAAAGAGTGTTTGATTGAAAGGGAAATAATGTTAGTTAATTTAAGAAGAATTCACACTGAAGCTCAGTCTTCGAAAAACGAATCGTCTTCTATaccagaaataaataattactttcaaTCAAGTAACTTTCATAGAAACGGACCTAAGAGAAAAAGTTTAACTATGCCATCAATAACTAGTATGTTTGGAAGACGGTCCAGTCACATGGATACACCGGGGACCTTCTTAGTAACGCCTAATGAATCgactgataataatttttatttaatttatccaaaACTTGATGAAGGACAACGAGTTGCTCTCTATGCGGTCCTATTAGATGAGTGGGTCAAGGAGTTGGCTGCACTTGCTCAAGAACATACAATAGCTCAAATTTCTACATTATTGCAATGA
- the LOC109597298 gene encoding ATPase inhibitor mai-2, mitochondrial, whose amino-acid sequence MSLLRVNKLFSANLIKNVRLMSQIGDLGSGAGKGGGGGGSIREAGGAFGKIEAGREEEYFYKKQREQLQKLKSDLNDEISFHEEQIKRHQEAIARHKERVTELDKKE is encoded by the exons ATGAGTTTATTACGCGTCAACAAGCTATTTTCAGCCAACTTAATTAA AAACGTTCGTCTCATGTCACAAATTGGAGATTTGGGAAGTGGAGCTGGAAAGGGTGGTGGTGGCGGAGGATCCATCCGCGAAGCTGGTGGTGCTTTTGGTAAAATTGAAGCTGGTAGAGAGGAGGAGTATTTCTACAAaaag caaCGTGAACAATTGCAAAAGTTGAAATCAGATTTAAATGACGAAATTAGTTTCCATGAAGAGCAAATTAAAAGACATCAGGAAGCAATTGCTCGCCACAAGGAAAGAGTTACTGAATTAGATAAAAAGGaatag
- the LOC109597297 gene encoding polycomb group RING finger protein 3 has product MIMERRIKLKTLNSHITCKICKGYLIDATTVTECLHTFCKSCLVKHLEENNTCPTCSIVIHQSHPLQYISFDRTMQDIVYKLVPDLQKNEIARERDFYRQRGLPCPKDIPPNPGDVEDEKQANDVHAESDYHRQDEQVNVCLECISSNLKTLKRRFIRCSAQATILHLKKFVAKKVLNGMEKYRDIDILCNDELLGKDHTLKFVYVTRWRFQNPPLTLQYRPRIDI; this is encoded by the exons atgataatggaaagaagaataaaattgaaaacattaaatagtCACATtacttgtaaaatatgtaaaggaTATCTTATTGATGCTACTACAGTTACAGAATGTTTACATACTT TTTGTAAAAGCTGCTTAGTAAAACATTTAGAGGAAAACAACACTTGCCCGACATGTTCCATAGTCATACATCAGAGTCATCCTTTACAGTACATAAGTTTCGATAGAACTATGCAGGATATAGTTTATAAACTGGTCCCAGATCTACAAAAAA ATGAAATAGCTAGGGAGAGAGACTTTTATAGACAAAGAGGTTTACCTTGTCCAAAAGACATACCTCCAAATCCAGGAGATGTCGAGGATGAAAAGCAAGCCAACGATGTTCACGCAGAATCAGACTACCATAGACAAGATGAACAAGTTAATGTGTGTTTGGAATGTAttagttcaaatttaaagacttTAAAAAGACGATTTATTCGATGTTCCGCACAAGCCACAATTCTACATCTGAAGAAATTCGTAGCAAAAAAGGTTTTAAATGGAATGGAAAAGTATAGAGAT attgaTATATTGTGCAATGATGAATTACTAGGAAAGGatcatactttaaaatttgtgtatgtGACAAGGTGGAGGTTTCAAAATCCTCCTCTAACTTTGCAATATCGACCCAGaatagatatataa
- the LOC109597316 gene encoding uncharacterized protein LOC109597316 — MSKRNKQDVFDENKDEHNDLMNSSNLRKREYIIPIQIENTNTQHAQKKDLPRQDVRGSSKTDFGSHVEKTEIDDQIFSSPQPFKSQELKITPCKSNTHFTSEHVDLIPSFVPGQPYRTRKETTTEDTKAVDEKQKAINCALNEVCHSYQSESNEPSICSEKSKYNIKSLLEVVTEQDKFFKIYTDYKGRYDGSVDNILKTIGKPHIKEKIIFIIDTGRDENSTPFLIKEGVVDTLSLIKYKLKKYVELKSGEIKYHEFAIILLNANAANMYLDFTDNLDLIKSKISSINECSEVEDVFNFNQVFDILRNIPSPNIDQKGSELLEYIIHPIMFFLRSYTIPVYDKEEYKDLLNAEHFFLDIILSHEIVGAENNVKIICDKFQDMLNKNGSLIPIGRNLKRLHHAFNRAFGNPYQRALQILKD; from the coding sequence atgtcaaaaagaaataaacaagATGTTTTCGACGAAAACAAAGATGAACACAATGACTTGATGAATTCAAGTAATCTACGCAAAAGAGAATACATAATCCctatacaaattgaaaatacaaacacACAACATGCGCAAAAAAAAGATTTGCCTAGACAGGATGTGAGAGGAAGTTCCAAAACTGATTTTGGTTCACATGTTGAAAAGACTGAAATTGATGATCAAATATTCAGTTCCCCACAGCCTTTTAAAAgtcaagaattaaaaataacaccaTGTAAATCTAATACTCATTTTACTAGTGAACATGTTGACTTAATTCCCTCATTTGTACCTGGCCAACCATATAGAACTCGAAAGGAAACTACTACAGAAGATACAAAAGCAGTTGATGAGAAGCAGAAAGCAATTAATTGTGCTTTAAATGAGGTATGTCACAGTTATCAGTCAGAATCCAATGAACCCAGTATATGCAgtgaaaaatcaaaatataatataaagtctTTATTAGAGGTTGTAACTGAACAGgataaattcttcaaaatttatactGATTATAAGGGAAGGTATGATGGATCAgtggataatattttaaaaacaataggaAAACCTCAcattaaggaaaaaataatatttataatcgaTACTGGTAGAGATGAAAATAGTacaccatttttaataaaagaaggaGTAGTTGACACAttgtctttaataaaatataagttaaagAAATATGTGGAGCTTAAAAGTGGTGAAATAAAATACCATGAGTTTGCCATAATATTACTGAATGCAAATGCTGCAAAtatgtatttagattttacagataatttagaccttattaaatcaaaaatttcatcTATTAATGAATGTTCAGAAGTTGaagatgttttcaatttcaatcaaGTATTTGATATACTTAGAAACATCCCTTCTCCAAATATTGATCAGAAGGGATCAGAATTACTGGAATACATAATACATCCAATTATGTTCTTCCTTCGATCGTACACAATCCCAGTGTATGATAAAGAAGAGTACAAAGATCTATTGAATGCTGAACACTTTTTCTTAGATATTATTTTGTCCCATGAAATTGTTGGGGcagaaaataatgttaaaatcatATGTGATAAATTTCAGGACATGTTGAACAAAAATGGAAGTTTAATACCAATTGGTCGAAATCTGAAAAGATTACATCATGCATTTAATAGAGCGTTTGGAAACCCATACCAAAGAGCTTTACAAATTCTGAAAGACTAA
- the LOC109597334 gene encoding syndecan isoform X2, giving the protein MNPKTEDRQTSFFAQPGILAAVIGGAVVGLLCAILVVMFIVYRMRKKDEGSYALGEPKQSPTQNSYNRGNKEFYA; this is encoded by the exons ATGAATCCAAAAACGGAAGACCGCCAAACATCTTTCTTTGCGCAACCTGGAATTTTAGCGG CTGTAATTGGTGGAGCAGTAGTAGGATTATTATGTGCCATATTAGTGGTGATGTTCATCGTCTACCGAATGCGTAAAAAAGATGAAGGGTCATACGCTCTAGGCGAACCCAAGCAATCTCCGACACAGAATTCATATAATAGAGGAAACAAGGAATTCTACGCCTGA